DNA from Scheffersomyces stipitis CBS 6054 chromosome 1, whole genome shotgun sequence:
AATACTTATTATTAAAGTACCCTGCCAGAGCTGAGTTCCAAGATAGGCGAACAATGCTGCTCCTTTAACGCAGTTAGTTGTTacaattctacaactttTATATCATCAACCGTGTTCTATTGAAATGCTATATAAATAATAAGAATAAGTAACCTCGTAATATAGGCGGGTTGTAGGTGTTCATATTTGTCAGTTGTGGCCGAGAAAACAATGAAATGAAGCAATGAATgaatagaagaaagaatgcGAGGAACCAAGAGTATCTTGGGATATCTAAAGTTCGTCCTTTTCAGGAGTCGTCTTTTGCTTGGCTAAGTACGCTAATCTTGCCTgttctctcttttcaaggTTACCGTTCAATGGACCTTCTATCATTTCCTTGGTCACACCGTTACTGATCAAAGTCCTCCAGGTCTTGACGTTTTCAAAGCCGTTTCGGGCGTAGTTGTAGTCGACAAAGGCTTTTTCGATACCTTCCTTGGTTGTGGACACAAATGGGCCATATTGCACTACTTTTTGGTCCAATTGCTGGCCACCAATTAAGACGAActcaacttcttcgtcttcattaGTTGACTTGGATACGTTTTCACCAGTGATAAAGTCACCATCGCTGTTTAAGAATACGTTGTTGAATTCCTTAACCTTGGTATCGCCGTTAAGAACCAAGTCGTTACCGCTCAATAcgtacaagaagaagttgaagtccTTAGGAAGCTCTTGCTTGAAAGTGGCACCTGCCTTCATTCTGTAGTAGTAGTAATGAACAGGGGTGTAGGCCAAGTCCTTGACCGATTCTACACCGTAACTCTTACCAGAAATAACCTTTATTCTCAATTTGCcgtcttgttcaacaacttcaggAATTTCCCAAGATCTCAAATCTCTGTAACGAGGCTTTGCATCTTTCAAGCTTTCTGGCAAATCAACCCACAATTGCAAGCCTACAGTAGGGGAACCGTCTTCGTTTGGAACAGGCATTTCAGAGTGAACGACACCCTTACCAGCAGTCATAAATTGTAAGTCTCCTCCGTAAAGGATACCCTTGGAGCCGGTAAAGTCTTCATGGGCCATAGCGCCTTTCAAAATTAAGGTGATAGTTTCTTGACCCTTGTGAGGATGTTCGGGGAAACCATTGGTACCAGCGCTCGAAAAATGGTCGAACATCAAGAAAGGGTTGAAGTTTCTCGATCCCATAATACCGATGGATCTTCTAACTGTAGCTCCAACACCTTCAGGTCTCTGAACGGCGTTGACAATTTGCTTGACAGTTCTAGCAGTGGTGGAAGACATATCTAATGGAGAGTGTTGTAAGTTGGTTTTTATTTgaatgttggaattgacttTATGAGACAATGTAAGTGATGAtaaaagaaaaatcaaaaatcCAAGGCAGAAGGAAAACCAGTGCATATATATAGGGGTGGAGAGAAGAGTAGTTGGTCACAGCCGTGTATTAGTGATTTGCGCCAGTAGAATTTTCTAGCCTATtccagaaaagaaagatataCCATATTTATGTATTAGTTATCCATTTTTTCGACTTTTACCAATCCTTTGATAATGGTTTAGCAACCGGATGGGCCATGTAAAGTTAGTAAAAATTTACTAACTATTACATGCATCACATGACCTAGATTGCGTCTCTTAATGCGCTCCCTTACAAAATAAATGCTAAATGCAATTTTGGCAAGGTACCTGCAGGAATTATCCGCATTACTAACTAATGACTAGCGGTGAATTATTAATCGTAGATTCGGTTAGTGACCGGGTGACAATGTAACCGAATATGAAAGTATTCGTCGTTGCCTAGACGAATTATGATAGACTGACATGTGGAGTTACTTCTTATCTACAAACAACGTCTAATGCGGTTGCGATCTGCCATTGTATTTTTTAGAGCATTCTGCACTTGCTGTAACATTATTATGTACTgtaaaaatggctgcgaataGAGGACATTAAAAACTTAATCCATGAGTTTGACGTCATTCTGTGAGAGAATAGCAGCTTGAACGAGCctactttcttctggcaaaCGTATAGACTGTGTCCCAGACAACATCCAACTCAGTGTCATCCTGCCAGCCCAGTGCCTCTTTCAATTCGTCGACAAACTTATCGGCAATATCGTACTTTTCCCCATGCTCTTTCATCCAAGAATGGTAAGCACTCCAGCTCTTGACGTAGTCATGGAA
Protein-coding regions in this window:
- the PRN1 gene encoding RNA pol II transcription cofactor, producing the protein MSSTTARTVKQIVNAVQRPEGVGATVRRSIGIMGSRNFNPFLMFDHFSSAGTNGFPEHPHKGQETITLILKGAMAHEDFTGSKGILYGGDLQFMTAGKGVVHSEMPVPNEDGSPTVGLQLWVDLPESLKDAKPRYRDLRSWEIPEVVEQDGKLRIKVISGKSYGVESVKDLAYTPVHYYYYRMKAGATFKQELPKDFNFFLYVLSGNDLVLNGDTKVKEFNNVFLNSDGDFITGENVSKSTNEDEEVEFVLIGGQQLDQKVVQYGPFVSTTKEGIEKAFVDYNYARNGFENVKTWRTLISNGVTKEMIEGPLNGNLEKREQARLAYLAKQKTTPEKDEL